Proteins encoded in a region of the Solidesulfovibrio fructosivorans JJ] genome:
- a CDS encoding HyaD/HybD family hydrogenase maturation endopeptidase, translated as MSDTPRKILILGVGNILYTDEGVGVRAVERLLETHDFSDNVTLMDGGNLGMKLMAPLMECDYCIVLDAVLGGDAPGTIYRLTGEDLRKSLAFKDSMHQSDLVDTLIYCELAGHRPDTVVIGMEPLDFQNMSIELSPAIAERVPAMIDIALAELAAAGGVATPKGQS; from the coding sequence ATGTCCGATACCCCGCGCAAAATCCTCATCCTCGGCGTCGGCAACATCCTCTACACCGACGAGGGCGTCGGCGTGCGGGCCGTGGAGCGCCTTCTCGAAACCCACGATTTTTCCGACAACGTCACCCTCATGGACGGCGGCAACCTGGGCATGAAGCTCATGGCCCCGCTCATGGAATGCGACTACTGCATCGTGCTCGACGCCGTGCTCGGCGGCGACGCCCCCGGCACCATCTACCGTCTCACCGGCGAGGACCTGCGCAAATCCCTGGCCTTCAAGGACTCCATGCACCAGTCCGACCTCGTCGACACGCTGATCTATTGCGAACTGGCCGGACACCGCCCGGACACCGTGGTCATCGGCATGGAGCCCCTCGATTTTCAGAACATGAGCATCGAACTCTCGCCCGCCATCGCCGAACGCGTTCCGGCCATGATCGACATCGCCCTGGCCGAACTCGCCGCCGCCGGCGGCGTCGCCACGCCCAAAGGACAAAGTTAG